The following coding sequences lie in one Fusibacter sp. A1 genomic window:
- the hutH gene encoding histidine ammonia-lyase gives MSFIKIDGCSLTLEDFIAVTRGKAMVSLTEESVGAINKARELVDYFVDNKKVVYGITTGFGKFSDVSISKDETKDLQRNLIISHACGVGEPFAEDIARGIVLLRANALAKGHSGARLSTIQTLLDMLNKNVVPMIPEKGSLGASGDLAPLSHMVLVMLGEGEAWYEGVAMTGKEAMDKAGIPTIELTSKEGLALINGTQVMTSTGAHVLYDGLKLAKLADITAALTVEALNGITDAYDPRLQAVRPHQGQIDTASNMLQILEGSGLTTRQGEIRVQDAYTLRCIPQIHGASKDALNFIENKVAIEMNAVTDNPVLFPEQGDAISGGNFHGQPMALPFDFLAIALAELANVSERRIERLVNPQLSGLHAFLTEKGGLNSGFMIMQYAAAALVSENKVLAHPASVDSIPSSANQEDHVSMGTIAARKARDINFNVMNVIAIELLAACQALEFGDTSKMAPATRAAYDIVRSVVPKLEEDRVMYHDINKVFELVKSHVLVDKVESTIGQLK, from the coding sequence ATGTCATTTATTAAGATTGATGGCTGTTCGTTGACACTTGAAGATTTCATCGCTGTCACTCGCGGTAAGGCGATGGTTTCATTGACAGAGGAATCGGTTGGTGCGATCAACAAAGCGCGTGAACTTGTAGATTATTTTGTTGACAATAAAAAAGTAGTATACGGCATTACAACAGGTTTTGGTAAGTTTAGCGATGTTTCGATCTCAAAGGATGAGACGAAGGACCTGCAGCGTAATCTGATCATTTCACATGCCTGCGGTGTCGGCGAACCATTTGCTGAAGATATCGCCCGCGGTATTGTTCTTTTACGTGCCAACGCGCTTGCAAAAGGCCATTCAGGAGCTCGTCTTTCTACGATTCAGACCCTGCTTGACATGCTTAATAAAAATGTGGTTCCAATGATTCCAGAAAAGGGCTCTTTGGGTGCAAGTGGCGATTTGGCACCGCTCTCACACATGGTGCTTGTGATGCTTGGAGAAGGCGAAGCCTGGTATGAAGGCGTTGCGATGACAGGTAAGGAAGCGATGGATAAGGCGGGAATTCCTACAATCGAGCTGACTTCAAAAGAAGGTCTTGCCCTTATAAACGGTACGCAAGTCATGACATCGACTGGCGCACATGTGCTTTATGACGGATTAAAGCTTGCAAAACTGGCAGATATCACAGCTGCCCTAACAGTAGAGGCTTTAAACGGCATCACTGATGCCTATGATCCTAGACTTCAGGCGGTAAGACCGCATCAGGGTCAGATAGATACGGCTTCCAACATGCTTCAGATTCTAGAAGGCAGCGGACTGACTACCCGTCAAGGTGAGATCAGAGTTCAGGATGCCTATACACTGCGCTGCATCCCTCAGATACACGGAGCGAGCAAGGACGCGCTTAACTTCATCGAAAATAAAGTCGCGATTGAAATGAACGCGGTTACTGATAATCCGGTACTGTTCCCTGAACAAGGTGATGCGATCTCTGGAGGTAACTTCCATGGACAACCGATGGCGCTACCTTTCGACTTCTTGGCGATCGCTCTTGCGGAGCTTGCCAACGTGTCTGAAAGAAGGATTGAGCGTCTAGTCAATCCTCAACTTTCAGGACTTCACGCCTTCCTTACTGAAAAAGGCGGCTTGAATTCAGGCTTTATGATCATGCAATACGCTGCTGCAGCGCTTGTATCAGAGAACAAGGTACTTGCCCATCCTGCAAGTGTGGACTCGATTCCTTCATCTGCCAATCAGGAAGACCACGTCAGCATGGGAACGATCGCAGCAAGAAAAGCTAGAGACATCAACTTCAACGTGATGAATGTGATCGCTATTGAGCTGCTTGCGGCTTGTCAAGCGCTTGAGTTCGGCGATACTTCAAAAATGGCACCAGCCACAAGAGCTGCATACGACATCGTAAGAAGTGTCGTACCTAAGCTTGAAGAGGATAGAGTGATGTATCACGATATCAACAAAGTGTTCGAACTTGTAAAATCTCATGTTTTAGTTGACAAAGTAGAGTCGACTATAGGACAATTGAAATAA
- a CDS encoding DUF896 domain-containing protein encodes MLEKTKLDRLNEIARKKKVEPLSEEELKEQKELRDEYLGNLRTYVRGNLANVKYEKR; translated from the coding sequence ATGCTAGAAAAAACGAAACTGGACAGATTGAATGAAATCGCAAGAAAAAAGAAGGTAGAACCTTTGAGCGAAGAAGAATTAAAGGAACAAAAAGAGTTGAGGGATGAATATTTGGGTAACTTAAGAACATATGTTAGGGGAAACCTTGCCAATGTGAAGTACGAAAAGAGATAG
- a CDS encoding RNA-binding domain-containing protein: MDNGKLVKLLSAHEGPKLDFKMCLSLTTEGHKKELTKDVIAIANSPGGRGHLIIGIEDKTKRIIGVDPADYPEEKIQQIVLNRCDPPITIRVETVPIDKVYVIAITVFKSHNKPHQMRQTGAFYIRRGSTTDFARRDEIASMMQHAGLFYNELIPVLNARIEHLDLDKVNAYLEQVANSRYEPGQEILLSDVGILVYEQEDNRFYPTIGGMLLFGKNPQQFLPHTSVKIIYHEGDRDRKQMIITGTIIELLDRTLHEVKRLMGDLDYPYDGIEEALTNALVHRDYFDWSRGIVVYLGLKNLEISNPGAIFDREPLNNIIRSATPKRRNTWLYHQLLLLDEGNRFTKYGLGLVKIKRTVAEFGGVKFANLRKNNLFKVILPGIARFTSKKNESEED; encoded by the coding sequence ATGGATAACGGTAAACTGGTCAAGTTGTTGTCTGCCCATGAGGGGCCGAAACTGGATTTTAAAATGTGTTTATCGCTGACCACAGAAGGTCATAAGAAAGAACTTACAAAAGACGTGATAGCCATAGCCAACTCGCCAGGCGGCAGAGGGCATCTGATTATCGGCATAGAGGATAAGACAAAGCGCATCATCGGCGTGGACCCTGCAGATTATCCTGAAGAAAAAATCCAGCAGATCGTACTCAACCGATGCGACCCGCCAATTACCATCAGGGTGGAGACGGTTCCTATCGACAAGGTGTATGTGATTGCCATTACGGTCTTTAAAAGCCATAACAAGCCACACCAGATGAGGCAGACCGGCGCGTTCTATATCAGGCGCGGATCGACTACGGACTTTGCAAGGCGCGATGAGATTGCTTCGATGATGCAACATGCGGGACTCTTTTACAATGAACTCATCCCAGTCCTCAATGCCCGAATCGAACATCTGGACCTTGATAAAGTGAACGCTTACCTTGAACAGGTTGCGAACAGCAGATATGAACCGGGACAGGAGATCCTGCTGTCGGATGTTGGAATTCTTGTTTATGAGCAGGAGGACAACCGGTTTTATCCTACCATTGGAGGGATGCTGCTCTTTGGAAAAAATCCTCAGCAGTTTCTGCCCCATACGAGCGTGAAGATCATCTATCATGAGGGCGATAGGGATAGAAAGCAAATGATCATCACCGGAACGATCATTGAACTGCTTGATCGGACGCTCCATGAGGTCAAACGGTTGATGGGGGATTTGGATTACCCCTATGACGGCATAGAAGAGGCGCTTACGAACGCGCTTGTGCACAGGGATTATTTTGACTGGTCAAGAGGCATTGTCGTGTATTTGGGACTTAAAAACCTCGAGATCAGCAATCCTGGAGCGATCTTCGACAGGGAGCCTCTGAACAACATCATACGCTCAGCGACACCCAAACGAAGGAATACGTGGTTGTACCATCAGTTGTTGCTGCTAGATGAGGGGAATCGGTTTACAAAATATGGATTAGGCCTTGTGAAAATCAAAAGGACGGTCGCTGAGTTTGGCGGGGTCAAGTTTGCCAATTTGCGAAAAAACAACCTGTTTAAAGTGATACTGCCCGGTATCGCCAGGTTTACAAGTAAAAAGAACGAGTCTGAAGAGGATTGA
- a CDS encoding chemotaxis protein CheW — MAEMQYVVFKLGEERFCVEISNVSGITEYKEITGVPNSPSYIEGVVNLRGDIIPVVNLKKRFVIEETKLSEETRIININFNGKDIGFLVDEASQVLRITDDNIEPAPEIIKGKGGKYISGIAKIDDQIAIVLDLENIFDEEERALVMGMKEE, encoded by the coding sequence ATGGCTGAAATGCAATATGTAGTATTCAAACTAGGTGAAGAGAGATTCTGTGTGGAAATATCCAATGTCAGCGGAATCACGGAATACAAAGAAATCACAGGTGTGCCTAATTCGCCTTCCTATATCGAAGGTGTGGTCAACTTAAGGGGTGACATCATTCCGGTGGTCAACTTGAAAAAACGCTTTGTCATTGAAGAAACAAAATTGTCTGAAGAGACCCGTATCATCAACATCAACTTTAACGGCAAGGATATCGGATTTTTGGTAGACGAAGCTTCGCAGGTGCTTAGGATCACGGATGACAATATCGAGCCTGCTCCTGAAATCATAAAAGGCAAGGGTGGCAAGTACATCTCAGGTATCGCGAAGATCGACGATCAGATCGCCATTGTCCTTGACCTTGAGAATATCTTCGATGAAGAGGAAAGAGCGCTTGTAATGGGCATGAAAGAGGAATAG
- a CDS encoding sensor histidine kinase: MHSDVKQMDEILNKTVEAIEEGKQEIFEIAEKARNDVKTLEEELVDVQHKIAMVIDEVDKLEIQEKASRQRLLQVSKDFKKFTEPEIKKAYDTARDLQVKLSIKRHSEGELIKERTKLEMRIRDSREVMKRSEKLTSKVGVALDYLTGAFSERVEDMKLRDNLGIRIIKAQEEERRRVSREIHDGPAQILSNVVIRTEYFEKLLDIDPVKAKVELKLLREVVRDSLKNIRRIIYDLMPMSLEDLGLVPTVQKFINDVFEYHDLPIQLVVKSQEQDKLSRLVRLAAFRIIQEGVNNIVKHAQATKAVVELNILHDRLEIGIHDNGKGIDETKRLDSIDESSGFGLYGVKERVKLLKGDLEIYSVPDKGTRMRIVIPIRDEGYYEED, translated from the coding sequence ATGCATTCTGACGTTAAGCAAATGGATGAAATTTTAAATAAGACAGTAGAAGCGATTGAAGAAGGCAAGCAAGAAATTTTTGAAATTGCCGAAAAAGCGCGAAATGATGTAAAGACCCTAGAAGAAGAATTGGTCGATGTCCAGCATAAAATCGCCATGGTCATCGATGAAGTAGATAAATTGGAAATACAGGAAAAGGCAAGCCGTCAACGACTATTGCAGGTTTCAAAGGATTTTAAGAAATTTACCGAACCCGAAATCAAAAAAGCCTACGACACCGCTAGGGATTTGCAAGTCAAGCTTTCGATAAAAAGACATAGCGAAGGCGAACTCATCAAGGAAAGAACCAAGCTTGAGATGCGCATCAGGGACTCGAGAGAGGTGATGAAACGCTCTGAAAAGCTGACATCCAAGGTAGGGGTGGCGCTCGATTACCTGACAGGTGCGTTTTCTGAACGTGTCGAAGATATGAAGTTAAGAGATAATCTAGGTATCAGAATCATCAAGGCGCAGGAAGAAGAACGACGAAGGGTGAGTCGGGAAATACACGACGGACCGGCCCAGATTCTTTCGAATGTGGTGATTAGAACCGAGTATTTTGAAAAGTTGCTCGATATCGATCCTGTTAAAGCCAAAGTTGAGCTGAAACTGCTCAGAGAGGTCGTCAGGGATTCCTTGAAGAATATCAGAAGGATCATCTATGACCTGATGCCGATGTCACTTGAAGACCTAGGGCTGGTACCTACGGTTCAAAAGTTCATCAACGACGTTTTTGAGTACCATGACCTTCCGATACAACTGGTGGTCAAGTCGCAGGAACAAGACAAGTTAAGCAGGCTAGTTCGACTTGCGGCCTTCAGGATCATACAGGAAGGCGTGAACAACATAGTCAAGCACGCCCAAGCCACAAAGGCTGTTGTGGAACTCAACATACTGCATGATCGGTTGGAGATCGGTATCCATGATAATGGAAAAGGAATAGATGAGACCAAACGGCTGGATTCGATAGATGAAAGCTCGGGATTTGGTTTATATGGAGTGAAAGAGCGTGTCAAACTACTCAAAGGTGATCTGGAAATCTATTCTGTTCCTGACAAAGGTACTAGAATGAGAATTGTGATACCGATTAGGGATGAGGGCTATTATGAAGAAGATTGA
- a CDS encoding glutamine synthetase, whose protein sequence is MENLLYTIYPAKQTSEEIIELLNANSNIKFVSLVAVDLGNNHTDEKIPMEIMLEDYSAFIEKGIQTDGSSVYLPIIAEINNAKVDLIPDTSVRWIVDYNGAHIDENTNLPVGTLIIPAFLKHEGVYVDSRSVLKAAVSHFETSVKELLIKTPSACTHLGIQSADEIAKVVLTTATELEFWVKTPDYTTDIEKLSTSQSLKEQYWKRTVGPVRTAMEKSLLALNHYDYIAEMGHKEVGGVPARLKRANDFSHVMEQLEIDWKYDSAMQTADNELFARDIISDIFVKEGLEVTFRAKPIEGVAGSGEHHHMGVGVITTSGKFINLFAPQDMKSDYLNPFGYGALMGILNNYEVINPFVTSTNDAFNRLKPGFEAPVCIVGSLGHSVSEPSRNRTVLIGLVRDIEQPAATRFELRAPNPTSNTYLLTAACYQGMLDGMKYSVSSEKSTSELLKELRKEAGQAADYLDPSRMYLSEEDVFEHYTSEERDALFSKPPRNVFENISSFKTFENKLTVLKDGNVFTPSIIASYEATLLGQWTTELGNRILPENVDLVRSCNRLHKLDDETITDVDVVRWEAIHALRKELMKDSLSNKSLFTQIREAIGTLNYERVSYLQVNMSEKTTELRDLFISYKQNLFIID, encoded by the coding sequence ATGGAAAACTTACTCTACACCATCTACCCTGCAAAACAAACCAGCGAAGAAATAATCGAACTATTAAATGCAAATAGCAATATAAAGTTCGTGTCTTTAGTCGCTGTCGATTTAGGTAACAATCACACTGATGAGAAAATCCCTATGGAAATCATGCTCGAAGACTATAGCGCATTCATCGAAAAAGGAATCCAGACCGACGGATCATCTGTTTATCTTCCTATCATCGCTGAAATCAACAACGCCAAAGTCGATCTGATACCTGATACAAGCGTTAGATGGATCGTAGATTACAACGGCGCACACATCGACGAGAACACAAATCTTCCTGTAGGCACATTGATCATTCCAGCCTTCTTAAAACACGAGGGAGTATACGTGGATTCACGTTCGGTTTTAAAAGCAGCAGTTTCACATTTTGAGACTTCAGTAAAAGAACTGCTGATCAAAACCCCTTCAGCCTGCACTCATTTAGGAATCCAATCCGCTGACGAAATCGCCAAGGTCGTCCTAACAACAGCAACCGAATTGGAGTTTTGGGTGAAGACACCCGACTACACCACAGACATAGAAAAACTTTCGACTTCACAATCGCTTAAGGAACAGTACTGGAAGCGCACCGTGGGCCCTGTACGTACTGCGATGGAAAAATCGTTATTGGCCCTCAATCACTATGATTACATAGCCGAAATGGGACACAAGGAAGTAGGCGGCGTACCTGCAAGGTTGAAGCGCGCTAACGACTTCTCACACGTCATGGAACAGCTCGAGATCGACTGGAAGTATGATAGTGCGATGCAAACTGCAGACAACGAACTGTTCGCAAGAGACATCATCAGCGACATTTTTGTTAAAGAGGGATTAGAAGTCACTTTTAGGGCAAAACCGATTGAAGGCGTCGCAGGCAGTGGCGAACATCACCATATGGGCGTCGGTGTCATTACAACCTCGGGCAAATTCATCAACCTTTTCGCACCTCAAGATATGAAGAGCGATTATTTGAACCCCTTCGGTTACGGCGCACTGATGGGCATTTTAAACAACTACGAGGTCATCAATCCTTTTGTCACATCCACCAATGACGCATTCAACCGATTAAAACCTGGCTTTGAGGCTCCTGTATGTATCGTAGGTTCGCTTGGTCACAGCGTTTCAGAACCCTCTAGAAACCGTACAGTGCTCATAGGACTGGTTAGAGACATCGAACAACCTGCAGCCACACGTTTTGAGCTTAGGGCACCTAACCCTACCTCAAACACCTACCTTCTTACAGCCGCCTGTTACCAAGGTATGCTTGACGGTATGAAATACTCGGTTTCAAGTGAAAAATCTACTTCGGAACTACTTAAGGAACTAAGAAAAGAAGCTGGTCAAGCGGCCGACTATCTTGATCCTTCAAGAATGTACCTAAGCGAAGAAGACGTGTTCGAACACTATACTTCCGAAGAAAGAGACGCCTTGTTCTCAAAACCTCCAAGAAACGTATTCGAGAACATTTCAAGCTTCAAGACATTCGAGAACAAGCTTACCGTGCTAAAAGACGGCAATGTGTTCACCCCAAGCATCATCGCATCCTACGAAGCGACACTTCTCGGCCAGTGGACGACAGAGCTTGGAAACAGAATACTTCCTGAAAACGTGGATCTTGTAAGGAGCTGCAATCGCCTTCACAAGCTCGATGACGAAACGATAACGGATGTCGACGTAGTCAGATGGGAAGCCATTCACGCACTTAGAAAAGAACTGATGAAGGATAGCTTGTCGAACAAGAGCCTATTCACGCAAATCCGCGAGGCTATCGGCACACTCAATTACGAAAGAGTCTCTTACCTGCAAGTGAACATGAGCGAAAAGACCACTGAACTGAGAGACCTGTTTATCTCTTACAAGCAGAACCTTTTCATCATTGACTGA
- a CDS encoding response regulator transcription factor, whose protein sequence is MKKIEVMIADDHALMREGLKQLLGLDENLVITGLAAGGEETIELCKKLEPDVLLLDINMPVVNGIQALKRIKEMGLDVKVIMLTIHDDAQYLLETMSLGASGYLLKDVDADSLMMAIKKVYEGGTYIQPVLANHLVKGYGAMKDEKQILTNREYEVITLIAEGLNNKDIAETLFISEKTVKNHVSNIFKKINVTDRTQAAIYAFKHNIKKI, encoded by the coding sequence ATGAAGAAGATTGAGGTAATGATCGCGGATGACCATGCGCTGATGCGAGAGGGATTGAAACAACTGCTGGGTCTGGACGAAAATCTTGTGATAACAGGACTTGCCGCTGGCGGGGAAGAAACCATTGAGTTATGCAAGAAGCTAGAACCCGATGTGCTGCTTCTTGATATCAATATGCCCGTCGTCAACGGTATACAAGCCTTGAAAAGAATCAAGGAAATGGGACTTGATGTCAAAGTGATCATGCTCACAATTCATGACGATGCCCAGTACTTGCTGGAAACAATGTCTCTTGGAGCGTCCGGTTACTTGCTCAAAGATGTCGACGCCGACAGCCTGATGATGGCGATAAAGAAAGTTTATGAAGGTGGAACTTACATACAACCCGTTCTTGCCAATCATCTAGTCAAGGGATACGGAGCGATGAAGGATGAGAAGCAGATACTCACCAACCGTGAATATGAAGTGATCACACTTATCGCTGAGGGGCTCAATAACAAGGATATCGCTGAAACCCTGTTTATCAGTGAAAAGACGGTCAAGAACCATGTGTCGAACATCTTTAAGAAGATCAACGTCACCGATCGCACACAAGCCGCTATCTACGCTTTTAAACATAACATAAAAAAAATTTGA
- the ltaE gene encoding low-specificity L-threonine aldolase, whose translation MMIDLRSDTVTKPTDKMRNAMANALVGDDVYGDDLTTIELERTAADLLGKEAALFVPSGTFGNQLAILTHTRRGDEIIVGHDSHIVLHEVGAAAVIAGVQLRATTTKNGVFNVDEVKSLIRTDDIHYPDTGLICMENAHGNGTVVPLENMEAIYGIAKEHAIPLHLDGARIFNAAAVLGVDVKTIAEYTDSVNVCLSKGLCAPIGSVLAGSENFIARARKNRKLMGGGMRQTGILAAAGLIAMKEMPVFLKGDHAKAERLAHALDAITNIDVIWERRDISMVFFTLPESVINETNFVEGLRQKGIIINGTEDKEYRFVTHHWISDEDIVKIVEAVKSLIG comes from the coding sequence ATGATGATTGACTTGAGAAGTGATACGGTAACAAAACCAACGGATAAAATGAGAAATGCAATGGCAAACGCTCTTGTTGGTGATGATGTATATGGTGACGACCTGACAACGATTGAACTTGAACGAACAGCCGCAGACCTTCTTGGCAAAGAAGCTGCACTATTCGTACCATCGGGAACTTTCGGAAATCAACTTGCGATTCTTACACATACCAGAAGAGGTGACGAGATCATCGTCGGTCACGATTCGCATATCGTCTTGCATGAGGTCGGAGCTGCCGCTGTGATCGCCGGTGTACAGCTTAGGGCGACAACTACGAAAAACGGCGTTTTTAATGTAGATGAAGTGAAAAGCTTGATAAGAACCGATGACATCCATTATCCGGACACGGGTCTGATCTGTATGGAAAACGCCCATGGAAACGGAACGGTCGTACCGCTTGAAAATATGGAAGCGATCTACGGGATTGCAAAAGAACACGCAATACCGCTTCATTTGGATGGTGCTCGTATTTTTAATGCCGCGGCTGTGCTGGGTGTTGATGTCAAAACCATAGCGGAGTACACCGATTCGGTCAACGTGTGCCTCTCTAAAGGATTATGCGCTCCTATCGGTTCTGTACTTGCTGGTAGTGAGAACTTTATCGCAAGAGCGAGAAAAAACAGAAAGCTGATGGGAGGCGGAATGAGACAAACTGGAATTCTAGCAGCTGCCGGTCTTATCGCCATGAAGGAAATGCCTGTTTTTTTGAAAGGCGATCATGCCAAAGCCGAAAGACTCGCACATGCGCTTGATGCTATCACCAATATCGATGTCATCTGGGAACGACGCGATATCAGCATGGTATTTTTCACATTACCCGAATCGGTAATCAATGAAACAAATTTTGTAGAGGGCTTAAGGCAAAAGGGAATTATCATCAACGGAACAGAAGACAAGGAATACCGCTTTGTCACACATCACTGGATTAGCGATGAGGACATTGTAAAAATAGTAGAAGCGGTCAAATCGCTTATAGGATAG
- a CDS encoding aminopeptidase, producing the protein MADFKSKGYTFKNVWSVIDEQESEKTFALGERYKSFLDAGKTERESAREIVRLAKEQGYVSLDSIVEKGEKLVAGQKIYAINRDKSVILFVIGKQDIEKGMRIVGGHIDAPRIDLKPFPLYEDAELALFKTHYYGGIKKYQWTSMPLALHGRVVKKGGETVDFAIGSKETDPVFYITDLLPHLAKDQMAKTLAEGINGEGLNLLIGSIPVKDKDAKEKVKEAMLIHLEKEYNISESDFISSEIEIVPAGNARDVGFDRSLISGYGHDDRVCSYAGIEAIFDVDMPEFTSVGMFMDKEEVGSQGNTGSESLYFENCVAELIALQADTQLELKLRRSFHHTKVLSADVTAAFDPNFPDVLDKRNASKINYGICISKYTGVRGKGGCSDANAEFVGFVKDVFEDNGVIWQSGELGKVDQGGGGTIAYILANRGADVIDCGVPVLSMHGPYEVISKADLYMTFKGYRAFFNS; encoded by the coding sequence ATGGCGGATTTTAAAAGTAAGGGATACACATTTAAAAATGTCTGGTCGGTGATCGACGAACAGGAAAGTGAAAAGACATTCGCGCTAGGCGAGCGTTATAAGTCGTTTTTAGACGCTGGAAAAACGGAGCGTGAGTCTGCAAGAGAAATCGTAAGACTTGCAAAAGAACAAGGCTATGTTTCTTTGGATTCGATTGTTGAAAAAGGTGAAAAATTAGTAGCCGGTCAAAAAATCTATGCGATCAACAGAGACAAATCAGTAATTCTTTTTGTCATCGGAAAGCAAGATATCGAAAAGGGAATGAGAATCGTCGGCGGACATATCGATGCGCCGCGTATCGATTTAAAACCTTTCCCATTATATGAAGACGCTGAACTTGCGCTTTTCAAGACGCATTATTACGGTGGAATCAAAAAGTATCAGTGGACATCGATGCCACTTGCACTACACGGCAGAGTTGTGAAAAAGGGTGGAGAAACAGTTGACTTTGCAATTGGAAGCAAAGAAACAGATCCTGTCTTCTATATCACAGACTTACTACCGCACTTGGCAAAAGATCAAATGGCGAAAACGCTTGCGGAGGGCATAAACGGTGAAGGCTTAAACCTGTTGATCGGTTCTATCCCTGTAAAAGACAAAGACGCTAAGGAAAAAGTGAAAGAAGCGATGCTGATTCACTTGGAGAAGGAATACAATATTTCCGAATCGGATTTCATCTCATCGGAAATCGAAATAGTACCGGCGGGCAATGCTCGTGACGTAGGTTTTGACAGATCGCTTATCTCCGGTTACGGTCATGATGACAGGGTCTGCTCTTATGCGGGAATCGAAGCGATCTTTGATGTCGACATGCCTGAATTCACTTCAGTGGGCATGTTTATGGATAAAGAGGAGGTAGGATCTCAGGGTAACACAGGATCTGAATCCCTATACTTTGAAAACTGCGTGGCGGAACTGATCGCCTTACAGGCGGATACTCAACTTGAGCTTAAGTTAAGACGCTCATTCCACCATACAAAAGTGCTTTCTGCAGATGTGACTGCGGCATTCGATCCCAACTTCCCTGATGTGCTTGATAAGCGCAACGCTTCAAAAATAAATTATGGAATATGCATTTCAAAATATACGGGTGTACGCGGTAAAGGCGGCTGCTCTGATGCGAATGCGGAATTCGTAGGATTTGTAAAAGACGTGTTTGAAGACAACGGAGTCATCTGGCAATCAGGTGAACTAGGTAAAGTGGATCAAGGCGGCGGCGGTACTATCGCTTACATCCTTGCAAATCGCGGTGCTGATGTCATCGACTGCGGAGTTCCTGTATTAAGCATGCACGGTCCTTACGAAGTCATTTCAAAAGCCGACCTCTATATGACCTTTAAAGGCTATAGGGCTTTCTTCAACTCTTAA